One window from the genome of Malus domestica chromosome 01, GDT2T_hap1 encodes:
- the LOC103417525 gene encoding polyadenylate-binding protein 2 isoform X2, producing MEEEEHEVYGAEIPDEGEMDGDMDALHADVDMSTADDDAVKELDEMKKRLKEMEEEAAALREMQAKVEKEMGAVQDPAIAAASQANKEEVDARSVFVGNVDYACTPEEVQQHFQSCGTVNRVTILTDKFGQPKGFAYVEFVETESVQEALSLNESELHGRQLKVLPKRTNVPGMKQYRPRRFNPYMGYRFRRPYVPPYFYSPYGKVPRFKRPARYMPYY from the exons ATGGAGGAAGAGGAGCATGAGGTGTACGGAGCAGAGATTCCAGACGAAGGAGAAATGGACGGCGACATGGATGCCCTCCATGCCGACGTCGACATGTCCACCGCCGACGACGACGCCGTAAAG GAGCTGGACGAGATGAAGAAGCGGTTGAAGGAGATGGAGGAGGAAGCTGCTGCTCTTCGCGAGATGCAGGCCAAGGTTGAAAAGGAAATGGGCGCTGTTCAAG ATCCTGCAATTGCTGCTGCTTCTCAAGCAAACAAGGAAGAGGTGGACGCTCGATCTGTTTTTGTTGGCAAT GTGGATTATGCATGCACACCTGAAGAAGTGCAGCAGCATTTCCAATCATGTGGTACGGTTAATAGAGTGACTATACTGACAGATAAGTTTGGCCAACCGAAGGGTTTCGCTTATGTGGAATTTGTTGAAACTGAATCTGTTCAAGAGGCTCTCAGCCTAAACGAATCTGAGTTGCACGGCCGGCAATTGAAG GTTTTGCCTAAAAGGACGAATGTCCCTGGTATGAAGCAATACAGACCTAGACGCTTCAATCCTTATATGGGTTACCGCTTCAGGAGGCCATATGTACCTCCTTACTTTTACTCGCCCTATGG AAAGGTTCCGAGGTTCAAAAGGCCAGCTCGATACATGCCGTACTACTAA
- the LOC103417525 gene encoding polyadenylate-binding protein 2 isoform X1 encodes MEEEEHEVYGAEIPDEGEMDGDMDALHADVDMSTADDDAVKELDEMKKRLKEMEEEAAALREMQAKVEKEMGAVQDPAIAAASQANKEEVDARSVFVGNVDYACTPEEVQQHFQSCGTVNRVTILTDKFGQPKGFAYVEFVETESVQEALSLNESELHGRQLKVLPKRTNVPGMKQYRPRRFNPYMGYRFRRPYVPPYFYSPYGYGKVPRFKRPARYMPYY; translated from the exons ATGGAGGAAGAGGAGCATGAGGTGTACGGAGCAGAGATTCCAGACGAAGGAGAAATGGACGGCGACATGGATGCCCTCCATGCCGACGTCGACATGTCCACCGCCGACGACGACGCCGTAAAG GAGCTGGACGAGATGAAGAAGCGGTTGAAGGAGATGGAGGAGGAAGCTGCTGCTCTTCGCGAGATGCAGGCCAAGGTTGAAAAGGAAATGGGCGCTGTTCAAG ATCCTGCAATTGCTGCTGCTTCTCAAGCAAACAAGGAAGAGGTGGACGCTCGATCTGTTTTTGTTGGCAAT GTGGATTATGCATGCACACCTGAAGAAGTGCAGCAGCATTTCCAATCATGTGGTACGGTTAATAGAGTGACTATACTGACAGATAAGTTTGGCCAACCGAAGGGTTTCGCTTATGTGGAATTTGTTGAAACTGAATCTGTTCAAGAGGCTCTCAGCCTAAACGAATCTGAGTTGCACGGCCGGCAATTGAAG GTTTTGCCTAAAAGGACGAATGTCCCTGGTATGAAGCAATACAGACCTAGACGCTTCAATCCTTATATGGGTTACCGCTTCAGGAGGCCATATGTACCTCCTTACTTTTACTCGCCCTATGGGTATGG AAAGGTTCCGAGGTTCAAAAGGCCAGCTCGATACATGCCGTACTACTAA
- the LOC103417525 gene encoding polyadenylate-binding protein 3 isoform X3, with protein sequence MVGHTLGCDLRCWIFSTQEGSNFCFQGQRKAGYSIVVAELLCCWNGVGWWLRNMCSCTYVVDYACTPEEVQQHFQSCGTVNRVTILTDKFGQPKGFAYVEFVETESVQEALSLNESELHGRQLKVLPKRTNVPGMKQYRPRRFNPYMGYRFRRPYVPPYFYSPYGYGKVPRFKRPARYMPYY encoded by the exons ATGGTGGGGCACACGTTAGGATGTGATTTAAGATGCTGGATCTTCAGTACACAAGAGGGCAGCAACTTCTGTTTTCAAGGGCAAAGGAAAGCCGGGTATTCAATTGTAGTTGCAGAGCTTCTCTGCTGCTGGAATGGTGTTGGTTGGTGGCTCAGGAATATGTGCTCATGTACTTATGTG GTGGATTATGCATGCACACCTGAAGAAGTGCAGCAGCATTTCCAATCATGTGGTACGGTTAATAGAGTGACTATACTGACAGATAAGTTTGGCCAACCGAAGGGTTTCGCTTATGTGGAATTTGTTGAAACTGAATCTGTTCAAGAGGCTCTCAGCCTAAACGAATCTGAGTTGCACGGCCGGCAATTGAAG GTTTTGCCTAAAAGGACGAATGTCCCTGGTATGAAGCAATACAGACCTAGACGCTTCAATCCTTATATGGGTTACCGCTTCAGGAGGCCATATGTACCTCCTTACTTTTACTCGCCCTATGGGTATGG AAAGGTTCCGAGGTTCAAAAGGCCAGCTCGATACATGCCGTACTACTAA